The following are encoded together in the Zingiber officinale cultivar Zhangliang chromosome 8A, Zo_v1.1, whole genome shotgun sequence genome:
- the LOC122012240 gene encoding CDPK-related protein kinase-like, producing the protein MELCEGGELLERILSRGGRYSEEDAKAIVIQILSVIAFCHLQGVVHRDLKPENFLFTTRDENAQMKLIDFGLSDFVKPGEHCLVAWSS; encoded by the exons ATGGA ATTATGTGAAGGTGGAGAATTATTAGAAAGAATTTTATCCAG AGGTGGAAGGTACTCAGAGGAGGATGCAAAAGCTATAGTTATTCAAATACTGAGTGTAATCGCCTTTTGTCATCTTCAAGGTGTTGTGCATCGTGATTTAAAGCCAGAG AATTTTCTTTTCACCACTAGAGATGAAAATGCTCAGATGAAGTTGATTGATTTTGGCCTTTCCGATTTTGTTAAACCAGGTGAGCATTGTTTAGTGGCATGGTCTAGTTGA
- the LOC122011085 gene encoding uracil-DNA glycosylase, mitochondrial-like, which produces MASSSKALGELLGSPKRLRPISLSPESMTLKSPLSTLHAPPLAAGEHPSALTSEQAKRVDAGGSLSRWKRNLSICSKRIATRKGTRSDPYVKLGELLVEETWLEALSGELQKPYAQNLCRFVEMEMRSSVPIYPPPHLIFNALHLTSFDEVKAGRLLDLNHFVMPHCMSCSLSFLFLTHATTLTFCAS; this is translated from the coding sequence ATGGCTTCCTCCTCCAAAGCCCTAGGCGAGCTCCTCGGCTCACCGAAGCGTCTCCGCCCGATCTCCCTCTCCCCGGAATCCATGACCCTCAAATCCCCCCTCTCCACCCTCCATGCCCCTCCTCTCGCCGCCGGTGAACACCCCTCCGCACTCACGTCGGAGCAGGCGAAGAGGGTCGACGCCGGCGGATCCCTTTCCCGATGGAAGCGGAACCTCAGTATCTGTTCCAAAAGGATCGCAACAAGGAAAGGTACTCGTTCCGATCCCTATGTGAAGCTGGGAGAGCTCTTGGTCGAGGAGACATGGCTGGAGGCTCTCTCCGGCGAGCTTCAGAAACCCTACGCGCAGAACCTGTGCAGGTTTGTGGAGATGGAGATGCGCAGCAGCGTCCCTATCTACCCTCCGCCCCACCTTATATTTAATGCTCTTCATTTGACTTCCTTTGATGAAGTCAAGGCAGGTAGACTCCTTGACCTGAATCATTTTGTTATGCCTCATTGTATGTCCTGTTCTTTGAGTTTCTTGTTTCTTACGCATGCTACAACTTTGACATTTTGTGCCTCCTGA